The genomic stretch TTTTTTCAGCACTTGGAACTTTACTATAGTCAATGCAGACATGGGAGGTGTTGTCAATGGTGATTCTATTTATTATTACATCATTGCTCAAGACAGTTCCAATACCCCTGACATTAGCTCAGAACCTGCTGGAGTGGTGGCTTCCACAGTAAATAATATTGTTACTCCGCCAACTGCCTACGTATATGCTGTTGGTTCTATTCCCACTCCTACAATCACTCAGACAGGAGACACATTGGCTTCATCTACTGGCGCAACGTATCAGTGGTACAGAGATAACAATATCATCAACGGTGCTACCTCACAAACATATATTGCTACACTATCTGGTTCATATACAGTTTTAGTAGGCGACGGAAGCGGTTGTTCTGCTACTTCATCTCCATTTGATTTGATTTTTACAGATATTCAGTATTCAACGGATATTCATAGTGTTCTGCTTTACCCTAATCCTGCAACAGATGGCTTAGTCAATCTGGTGGTGCCAACTTCTATGATAGATTCCGAATACCAGATTTATAGTGTCAATGGTAATTTGATAAAGAAGGGTATAATTGAAAATACAAAAAGTGAAATTCATATTTCTCATTTGTCCTCTGGTATATATTTATCAAACTGTTGACTCTAACTATAAGTTTACTGAAAGAATAGTGCTTGAATCTTTCTTATAGAAATCCCGCTTCTAAACAGAGGCGGGATTTTTTTATGTCTGATAAACCCTAATTAGTCAGTCCTTAAAAAGTCATTTCCATCAATTCAAAGATATTGGGTGCACTGGGAAGGTAAATAAGCGATTCAAAAAATCGAACAAAAAGTAAGATCACCTTTCAAAACCTGATTGATGACTCGTTTGAAGTTATAAGCTGCCGCTGCTAACATCACATTTATTTGGTCTCCGACTATTCCCTTGTAAAAGTTTCTTCCTAACCGATAGTTTTGTTTCAAATGACCAATAGTGGGTTCGATGGCTGCTCTTCGTTGTAAATCTTCTTTTCGCTTTTTGTTTCTGATAAGCGTTTTGTTTTATCAGCAGTGTTCTTGGCTGAACGATTTGGGTTGCGCCGACTTGTCTCACTCCATAGTATCCTAAATCTACTATGGCCTTTCGCGGAACTTTGTTGTGTAGTTTTGATATTGTGCTAAAGTGGGTTTCAGCGTGTGTGCATCTACACATTCTTTTCAATGTTGAGTGCTGCTACAATCACTCCGCTGTTTCGTGTCCGGGGTATGGATACTTTGCTTCCGAACTCATATTTCTTATGTTCTTTCCCTTTGCTCATACATTGCACATGCGGCTCATGTAAACTGTGGATCTTGTGTTGGTCGCCTCGCTTTTGTGCCAATATTTTTTGAAGAGTTCAAACAGGGATGCGTACTCCGCTAATTGTTCTGTGGTGAGTTTGCGCTCTAAGTCCCGCATAATCGTCCCGCAATAGTTTTTATTTTCTTCGTGGCTTTACGTGCTTTCTTTTGTTGTTGTTTGCGATGAAAGCGAAGCAGGTACCGAAGCTTCTTCACCGTGCGACTATACGATTGGCGCAAGTCCACTTCTTCTTTGTTTGCTATGCTTTGACATTTGGCAATTATCTTCTGATGCAGTTTGCTGTCGGTGGGAAATGTGATGTTTTTTTCCTGCACCGTCGTGTCAATCGTCACTTCCTCTTCCGCTCCGTCTTTTCCATTCACCCGGATACTTTCTTTTAAAATCAACTCTACTCCTTCTGCTCCGATGCGGTGGCGAAGTGAACCAACTCGATGCTTCACAGGGCGAACCGTTGGCAAAACTCTTTTCTCCGCAGAAATATTGATAATAAAACATTCTCGCTCCATTGCTCCACTACGCTTTCATCACTGAGATTGCGAACGTGTTTTAGAATGAGCAAGCCCACCATCAGGCGAATCGGTTTGCCGGGACGACCCATCTTGTCGCTGTAATGTTTGAGAAATGCGTCTTCAAACTGTTTCCAGTTGATACGGTTCGAAAGAACATACAACGGATGCTGATGATTGAGTTGTTCTTCGAAGCTGCTGTAGAAACTGAGTTGGGATTCGTTCGTGGCTTTCGGCTTCATATGGAATCTGCAAGATTTTCAACAAAGTTCGTTCACTTCTTGCAATCCAACGCTCTCTTTTTTCAACTCCAAACCTTGATATGTCTATATCTCAGTGGTTTTTAAGGGCGGACTAATTAAAACAACCGTGCAACAATGGGACGGCCAAACATCTTTATATGGAGGTTTTTAAAGTATCTTTTCAGGCCTAAAGATTTATTTTTATCACAGAAACATCATTCATATTATGTACACAGAAACATTATTGTCCAAGTCCGATTACCTTATAGAACTAGAGGAAAAACATGGCGCGCATAATTATCATCCGCTACCTGTTGTACTGGAAAAAGGAAGAGGCGTATATCTCTGGGATGTGGAAGGCAAGCGCTATTTAGACTTCCTTTCTGCCTATTCGGCGGTGAACCAAGGTCATTGCCATCCCTTGATTATTGATGTACTCAAAAAGCAAGCGGAGAAATTAACTCTCACCTCTCGTGCATTTCATAACAATGTATTAGGTGAATATGAAAAGTATATCACCGAATATTTCGGA from Bacteroidota bacterium encodes the following:
- a CDS encoding transposase, whose product is MRNKKRKEDLQRRAAIEPTIGHLKQNYRLGRNFYKGIVGDQINVMLAAAAYNFKRVINQVLKGDLTFCSIF
- a CDS encoding transposase, whose amino-acid sequence is MKPKATNESQLSFYSSFEEQLNHQHPLYVLSNRINWKQFEDAFLKHYSDKMGRPGKPIRLMVGLLILKHVRNLSDESVVEQWSENVLLSIFLRRKEFCQRFAL